The following coding sequences are from one Rhipicephalus microplus isolate Deutch F79 chromosome 3, USDA_Rmic, whole genome shotgun sequence window:
- the LOC119181103 gene encoding E3 ubiquitin-protein ligase RNF185 isoform X3: MVVTSENPKGASASSSNDEGGSTSGQQDGSFECNICLDTAKDAVVSLCGHLFCWPCLHQWLETRPNRQVCPVCKAGISRDKVIPLYGRGGSKQDPREKLPPRPPGQRSEPESHPGPFTSFGFGDTGFHMSFGIGAFPFGLFASTFNFGDGRPPPTAMGSQEHRQDQIVSQVFLWVACIFLVWLIIA, translated from the exons ATGGTGGTGACTTCGGAGAACCCGAAAGGGGCGTCGGCCTCTTCGAGCAACGACGAAGGCGGCAGCACGAGCGGCCAGCAGGATGGCAGCTTCGAGTGCAACATCTGCCTAGACACGGCCAAGGATGCCGTAGTCAGTCTCTGCGGCCACCTGTTCTG CTGGCCGTGCCTGCATCAGTGGCTGGAGACACGGCCCAACCGCCAGGTGTGTCCAGTCTGCAAGGCAGGCATCAGCCGAGACAAGGTGATTCCCCTTTACGGCAGGGGTGGCTCCAAACAGGACCCCAG GGAGAAGTTGCCACCTCGACCACCGGGACAGAGATCTGAACCAGAAAGTCACCCAGGG CCTTTCACCTCCTTTGGCTTTGGAGACactggctttcacatgtcatttGGAATCGGTGCCTTTCCCTTCGGCCTGTTTGCTTCCACCTTCAACTTTGGCGACGGCCGTCCTCCACCGA CAGCCATGGGCAGCCAAGAGCACCGCCAAGACCAGATCGTGTCCCAGGTGTTCCTCTGGGTGGCCTGCATTTTCCTTGTGTGGCTGATCATCGCGTGA
- the LOC119181103 gene encoding E3 ubiquitin-protein ligase RNF185 isoform X1, which produces MSSATECHVTVAAGTSDDVNESTDEGMVVTSENPKGASASSSNDEGGSTSGQQDGSFECNICLDTAKDAVVSLCGHLFCWPCLHQWLETRPNRQVCPVCKAGISRDKVIPLYGRGGSKQDPREKLPPRPPGQRSEPESHPGPFTSFGFGDTGFHMSFGIGAFPFGLFASTFNFGDGRPPPTAMGSQEHRQDQIVSQVFLWVACIFLVWLIIA; this is translated from the exons ATGTCGTCTGCTACAGAATGTCACGTGACTGTAGCGGCGGGAACCAGCGATGACGTCAACGAGAGCACAGATGA GGGCATGGTGGTGACTTCGGAGAACCCGAAAGGGGCGTCGGCCTCTTCGAGCAACGACGAAGGCGGCAGCACGAGCGGCCAGCAGGATGGCAGCTTCGAGTGCAACATCTGCCTAGACACGGCCAAGGATGCCGTAGTCAGTCTCTGCGGCCACCTGTTCTG CTGGCCGTGCCTGCATCAGTGGCTGGAGACACGGCCCAACCGCCAGGTGTGTCCAGTCTGCAAGGCAGGCATCAGCCGAGACAAGGTGATTCCCCTTTACGGCAGGGGTGGCTCCAAACAGGACCCCAG GGAGAAGTTGCCACCTCGACCACCGGGACAGAGATCTGAACCAGAAAGTCACCCAGGG CCTTTCACCTCCTTTGGCTTTGGAGACactggctttcacatgtcatttGGAATCGGTGCCTTTCCCTTCGGCCTGTTTGCTTCCACCTTCAACTTTGGCGACGGCCGTCCTCCACCGA CAGCCATGGGCAGCCAAGAGCACCGCCAAGACCAGATCGTGTCCCAGGTGTTCCTCTGGGTGGCCTGCATTTTCCTTGTGTGGCTGATCATCGCGTGA
- the LOC142803618 gene encoding uncharacterized protein LOC142803618, with protein MAESADRKFRREINRRVNASFQLIDSEADVINDTRYVDRDSRNAERESDLPSEACAVDLEDGHRRLCVHDRERPSAHSSIVPETDVPQGHVLISGDACYPSGCSVSVPHDHTDFERRAFHDSSAAASTSATSQVRQRDSFELAPTGSNEEQVCERGSVDSLLAFRERLQAWALQSRASHTSVTSLLRVLQSHECFSALPSTARALLQTPKKCLEVLQLAGGKYHHFGLSAGLQRVLQDCAELPRILKLSFNIDGLPVSKSSRGQFWCILGRISNLEDKAPFIVGVFFGSSKPNNANDFLRPFVCDINAAITTGITIGETAIPVSLYALICDAPAKAFVLYVRSHTGYYSCTKCDVKGVYCEGRVCFPNVNARKRTDDSFRLKVQEEHHTGESILEELPFDLVKDIPLDYMHLVCLGVMNKLLTLWVRGPKVTRLGSKVRLEMSEKNSQIARCVPCDFSRKPRSIAELDRWKATEFRFFLLYGGPVVLSSLIPAHMYKNFLALHVGISVLSTPAAPASEIEYAGNMLKFFIRTFISIYGKEHVSHNVHGLCHLADDVTHLGPLDSWSAFPFENHMSSLKRMLRKPDLPLEQLCNRLAEQAHRPLRHKKTESHVVFAAEHADGPLVAPCRGPGMGKLTWGRMARTFNDDVPTYQNVDHAD; from the coding sequence atggctgagagcgcggatcgcaaatttcggcgtgaaattaatcggcgcgtcaatgctagttttcagcttattgacagtgaggccgatgtcataaatgacacgcggtacgttgaccgagattcccgcaacgccgaaagagagagcgacttgCCCTCCGAGGCTTGTGCGGTCGACCTCGAAGACGGCCATCGTCGCCTTTGTGTTCATGACAGAGAACGGCCTTCGGCACACTCCTCGATCGTTCCAGAAACGGATGTGCCCCAAGGACACGTTTTGATTTCTGGCGACGCGTGCTACCCCAGCGGCTGCAGTGTTTCTGTGCCTCACGATCACACAGACTTCGAACGGCGTGCCTTCCATGACAGCAGCGCTGCGGCTTCGACTTCGGCGACCTCGCAGGTGAGGCAGAGGGATTCTTTCGAATTGGCACCGACTGGGAGTAACGAAGAGCAAGTTTGTGAACGCGGCAGTGTGGACAGCTTGCTGGCCTTTCGTGAGAGACTGCAAGCGTGGGCCTTACAATCTCGCGCATCGCACACTTCAGTTACATCGCTCTTGAGAGTACTACAGTCCCACGAATGCTTCAGCGCGCTCCCTTCAACTGCAAGGGCATTGTTACAGACGCCCAAGAAGTGCCTGGAAGTGTTGCAGCTGGCCGGCGGGAAATACCATCATTTCGGCCTCAGTGCAGGCCTACAGCGAGTGCTGCAAGATTGTGCAGAACTACCAAGAATTTTGAAGCTTAGCTTCAACATTGACGGTCTGCCGGTTTCAAAAAGTTCACGGGGCCAATTTTGGTGCATACTGGGACGCATAAGTAATTTGGAGGACAAAGCACCATTTATAGTGGGTGTTTTTTTCGGAAGCAGCAAGCCCAACAACGCGAATGATTTTTTGCGACCATTTGTTTGTGACATAAATGCTGCTATCACAACAGGGATTACCATTGGAGAAACTGCAATTCCTGTTAGCTTGTATGCCCTCATATGTGATGCACCAGCAAAGGCATTTGTATTATATGTCAGAAGCCACACAGGCTATTACAGCTGCACCAAATGTGACGTAAAAGGTGTCTACTGTGAGGGCAGGGTGTGCTTCCCAAACGTCAATGCTCGCAAGCGAACAGATGACAGCTTTCGCTTAAAAGTCCAGGAGGAGCATCACACAGGCGAAAGTATTCTTGAGGAACTTCCTTTTGACCTAGTGAAAGATATACCATTAGATTACATGCACCTTGTGTGCTTGGGTGTCATGAACAAGCTCTTGACACTGTGGGTACGTGGCCCAAAAGTGACCAGACTTGGAAGCAAAGTGCGTCTTGAGATGTCGGAAAAAAATTCTCAAATTGCACGGTGTGTTCCATGTGATTTTAGCCGAAAGCCGAGGAGCATTGCTGAACTTGATCGGTGGAAAGCGACtgagtttcgcttttttcttttatatggaggACCCGTTGTTTTGTCATCACTGATTCCTGCACACATGTACAAGAACTTCTTAGCTTTACATGTGGGGATCTCTGTTCTTTCCACACCAGCTGCACCTGCAAGTGAGATAGAGTATGCCGGAAACATGCTCAAGTTTTTTATCCGGACATTCATAAGCATTTATGGCAAAGAGCATGTTTCACACAATGTGCATGGCCTGTGTCATTTGGCAGATGATGTTACACACCTTGGCCCCTTGGACTCATGGAGTGCCTTCCCATTTGAAAACCATATGTCCTCGTTAAAGAGAATGCTGAGAAAGCCAGACCTTCCCTTGGAGCAACTTTGCAACAGGCTTGCTGAGCAGGCACACCGTCCTCTGAGGCATAAGAAAACTGAAAGCCATGTCGTATTTGCTGCAGAGCATGCTGACGGGCCACTTGTTGCTCCATGCCGAGGCCCCGGCATGGGGAAATTAACATGGGGAAGGATGGCAAGGACCTTTAATGATGATGTGCCCACCTATCAAAATGTCGATCATGCTGACTAG
- the LOC119181091 gene encoding glutathione S-transferase C-terminal domain-containing protein homolog, with product MAIEPLVMLGGRKDNDTSLLRVPQSTLVALFTFAYCEIEDLRIVLVPREPAGDGGSDCNDNPLFDLPLSVLSKLKCFETSDGSPTPQELLDCEPPAVYLPDNTTATCIGGLAGVLRWALGQFGSRTRDRECKALLGFRGGCLAACSESSLWTRFCELDVQRAIPKLRKRFSAGSGFESPPLKLPEELHLLEAHMRQPVKTHNVRRKQQQVFRASRREGGGSPVEHKPVDGKLPLLEHRFVEGFDQTLADVVLFPVLHLIFTELAAVTSKKAISVRLPLTTKWYETMSAQIQTHRALESLELKHIEQVEREECSRFIEEFELPKDSLYSSHPERTKPRIRHKNPESIINSLREARISPDLKPNPGKDSLPLPWEEFPEKVHPLGGGLPKNRVLRKCQQIENLVVLALQNAFDGCTIVDFCSGGGHVGIVLAYLLPECRIVMIENKEESMHRARERVKSLGLRNVVFYQSNIDYYVGDFDLGVSLHACGVATDLVLQKCIERNAAFMSCPCCYGAMKVTDRISYPLSRAFRDTGISKEDYTLLCHYADRTERDTPTCQQGHYCMALVDRDRAMCAAESGYEVIVTQMVPHDCSPKGLVLVGKRTSKVR from the coding sequence ATGGCAATCGAGCCCCTCGTGATGCTCGGCGGCAGGAAAGACAACGACACATCGCTCCTGCGTGTACCGCAGAGCACACTCGTCGCTCTGTTCACGTTCGCCTACTGTGAGATAGAAGACCTGCGTATCGTCTTGGTGCCACGCGAGCCAGCCGGCGATGGCGGTAGTGACTGTAACGACAATCCACTCTTCGATTTGCCTCTCAGCGTTCTTTCGAAACTCAAGTGCTTCGAGACTAGCGACGGCTCACCTACGCCGCAAGAACTACTCGACTGCGAACCTCCGGCTGTCTATCTACCCGACAATACTACCGCGACTTGCATCGGCGGGCTCGCGGGTGTCCTCCGATGGGCGCTGGGTCAGTTTGGGAGTCGAACCCGGGACCGCGAGTGCAAGGCACTGCTGGGTTTCCGCGGCGGTTGCCTCGCAGCCTGCTCCGAGTCTTCTCTCTGGACTCGCTTCTGCGAACTGGACGTACAGAGGGCCATTCCGAAGCTTCGGAAGCGCTTCTCTGCTGGTAGCGGGTTCGAATCTCCGCCGCTCAAGCTTCCCGAAGAACTTCACCTTCTCGAGGCCCACATGCGACAGCCTGTGAAGACGCACAATGTCCGGAGGAAACAGCAGCAAGTGTTTCGGGCGTCACGTCGTGAAGGAGGCGGCTCGCCCGTAGAGCATAAGCCGGTTGATGGAAAACTGCCTCTACTGGAACACAGATTCGTCGAGGGTTTCGACCAGACACTGGCCGACGTAGTGCTTTTTCCCGTCCTTCACCTCATATTCACCGAGTTGGCAGCTGTTACGAGTAAGAAGGCAATATCCGTAAGGCTACCTCTCACTACCAAGTGGTACGAAACGATGTCTGCACAGATACAGACTCACCGTGCCTTGGAATCTTTGGAACTGAAGCACATCGAGCAGGTCGAGCGAGAAGAGTGCAGCAGGTTCATAGAAGAGTTCGAGCTCCCGAAGGACAGCCTCTACTCGTCTCATCCAGAACGCACAAAGCCTCGTATTCGGCACAAGAACCCAGAGTCCATCATTAACTCCCTCAGGGAGGCCCGCATATCACCAGACTTGAAGCCGAACCCCGGCAAAGACTCCCTTCCCCTTCCCTGGGAGGAGTTTCCAGAAAAAGTGCACCCTCTTGGTGGAGGTCTTCCAAAAAACAGGGTCCTGCGCAAGTGTCAGCAGATTGAGAACCTCGTAGTGTTGGCTCTGCAAAACGCCTTTGATGGCTGCACGATTGTCGACTTCTGTTCAGGAGGAGGCCACGTGGGCATTGTCCTGGCTTACCTGCTACCGGAATGCCGGATCGTAATGATTGAAAACAAGGAAGAGTCGATGCATCGTGCTCGGGAGAGGGTGAAGTCTCTGGGCCTGCGAAATGTTGTCTTTTATCAAAGCAATATAGACTACTACGTGGGTGATTTTGACTTGGGAGTCTCTCTGCATGCTTGCGGCGTTGCCACGGACTTGGTCTTGCAGAAGTGCATCGAACGCAATGCGGCGTTCATGTCGTGTCCCTGTTGCTACGGTGCCATGAAAGTGACAGACCGAATCAGCTATCCCCTCAGTCGTGCTTTTAGGGATACGGGCATCTCGAAGGAGGACTACACGTTGCTGTGCCACTACGCTGACCGAACTGAGCGCGACACGCCTACATGCCAGCAGGGCCATTATTgcatggctctggtagacagagACCGGGCTATGTGTGCGGCCGAGAGTGGCTACGAAGTAATTGTGACGCAGATGGTACCGCATGATTGCTCGCCCAAGGGACTCGTTTTAGTTGGCAAACGGACATCTAAAGTGCGCTGA
- the LOC119181103 gene encoding E3 ubiquitin-protein ligase RNF185 isoform X2 — protein sequence MSSATECHVTVAAGTSDDVNESTDEGMVVTSENPKGASASSSNDEGGSTSGQQDGSFECNICLDTAKDAVVSLCGHLFCWPCLHQWLETRPNRQVCPVCKAGISRDKVIPLYGRGGSKQDPREKLPPRPPGQRSEPESHPGPFTSFGFGDTGFHMSFGIGAFPFGLFASTFNFGDGRPPPTMGSQEHRQDQIVSQVFLWVACIFLVWLIIA from the exons ATGTCGTCTGCTACAGAATGTCACGTGACTGTAGCGGCGGGAACCAGCGATGACGTCAACGAGAGCACAGATGA GGGCATGGTGGTGACTTCGGAGAACCCGAAAGGGGCGTCGGCCTCTTCGAGCAACGACGAAGGCGGCAGCACGAGCGGCCAGCAGGATGGCAGCTTCGAGTGCAACATCTGCCTAGACACGGCCAAGGATGCCGTAGTCAGTCTCTGCGGCCACCTGTTCTG CTGGCCGTGCCTGCATCAGTGGCTGGAGACACGGCCCAACCGCCAGGTGTGTCCAGTCTGCAAGGCAGGCATCAGCCGAGACAAGGTGATTCCCCTTTACGGCAGGGGTGGCTCCAAACAGGACCCCAG GGAGAAGTTGCCACCTCGACCACCGGGACAGAGATCTGAACCAGAAAGTCACCCAGGG CCTTTCACCTCCTTTGGCTTTGGAGACactggctttcacatgtcatttGGAATCGGTGCCTTTCCCTTCGGCCTGTTTGCTTCCACCTTCAACTTTGGCGACGGCCGTCCTCCACCGA CCATGGGCAGCCAAGAGCACCGCCAAGACCAGATCGTGTCCCAGGTGTTCCTCTGGGTGGCCTGCATTTTCCTTGTGTGGCTGATCATCGCGTGA